The Manihot esculenta cultivar AM560-2 chromosome 1, M.esculenta_v8, whole genome shotgun sequence genome has a window encoding:
- the LOC110622880 gene encoding uncharacterized protein LOC110622880, whose protein sequence is MQRSSSSSWVPEESFKNTNTDKDQLQLPTYNPLSDVAKKERSRLRSAENAIHLVPLVLVLCAIILWFFSNPESRV, encoded by the exons ATGCAGAGATCATCGAGCAGTTCTTGGGTGCCTGAAGAGTCCTTCAAGAACACCAACACTGACAAAGATCAGCTACAGCTTCCCACTTACAATCCTCTTTCCGACGTCGCCAAGAAGGAGAGGTCTCGTCTCAGATCTGCGGAGAACGCAATCCATCTTGTTCCTCTTGTTCTAGTTCTCTGTGCCATCATCCTTTGGTTCTTCTCCAACCCAG AATCAAGGGTTTGA
- the LOC110626737 gene encoding 2-oxoglutarate-dependent dioxygenase 21, chloroplastic: MRTVVNDHDPIQLSSGPVIDFSALLSQDSQIKNEVIKEIGKACEDFGFFSIINYGISESLIEDVMDANSRFFDLPIEDKKELLSDDVYKPVRFGIVTQDDKENAKFTREFLKLYAHPLGDWVGLWAANPPDYRGKMRTYAIETMTLSSQVFEAIIQSLSLSSTFWQNKLEQGMQMIGINCYESASKLNGIKIGQAQHSDHTIITLLAQSRPGLQVMSPMDGAWKAVPTGHKGSLHVLVEDHLQVLSNGKYKSVVHRVVAGSGERRLSIASFHSFAMDEVVEPAMELVKQKQENPNYKGSSLRDYLNHLSSTFLI; the protein is encoded by the exons ATGAGAACTGTGGTTAATGATCATGATCCAATCCAGCTTTCAAGTGGGCCCGTCATTGATTTCTCAGCACTCTTGAGCCAAGATTCTCAGATAAAGAATGAGGTCATCAAAGAAATTGGCAAAGCTTGTGAAGATTTTGGTTTCTTCAGT ATCATTAATTATGGGATAAGTGAATCATTGATAGAAGATGTCATGGACGCAAACTCAAGATTTTTTGACTTGCCAATAGAAGATAAAAAGGAGTTGCTATCTGATGATGTCTACAAGCCAGTAAGATTTGGGATAGTAACTCAGGATGACAAAGAAAATGCGAAATTCACAAGGGAATTTCTGAAGCTTTATGCCCATCCACTAGGAGATTGGGTAGGATTATGGGCTGCAAATCCACCAGATTACAG GGGAAAAATGAGAACCTACGCCATAGAAACGATGACATTGAGCAGTCAAGTCTTTGAAGCTATCATCCAAAGTCTGAGCTTGAGTTCAACATTTTGGCAAAACAAGCTTGAACAAGGAATGCAAATGATAGGTATAAACTGTTATGAATCAGCTTCTAAATTGAACGGCATCAAGATAGGGCAAGCACAACATTCGGACCATACTATAATCACTCTTCTTGCACAGAGCAGACCTGGGTTACAGGTCATGAGCCCCATGGACGGCGCTTGGAAGGCTGTCCCGACGGGACATAAAGGTTCCTTGCACGTCCTTGTCGAGGATCATCTTCAAGTCCTTAGCAATGGGAAATACAAGAGTGTTGTTCATCGGGTGGTGGCTGGTTCAGGGGAAAGAAGGTTATCTATTGCCAGTTTCCATAGCTTTGCAATGGATGAAGTGGTGGAGCCTGCAATGGAATTGGTGAAGCAGAAGCAGGAGAATCCAAACTACAAGGGAAGCAGTTTACGGGACTACCTCAACCATCTTTCGTCtacttttttaatataa